The following proteins are co-located in the Acinetobacter shaoyimingii genome:
- a CDS encoding cryptochrome/photolyase family protein, with amino-acid sequence MMMQLIWFRQDLRIEDHTALWHATNSGQTIALVILSPEQWKLHDDAPIKIDFYLRQLKALKRQLQKLNIPLIVQTIQLWQDVPQCISSLCESLNIENVHANIEAGFNERLRDENVEKQLHLNGKQVHFYHDRTIFSLGSIRNQSNLPYQVFGAFKKKCYEQLSISLPILFDTPNPQARIKLEELTSYSTVIPQIEDIYPDTVLSERKWKVSEAHTLELLDDFIENRLVHYHEQRDFPNIQGTSQLSAYLNMGIISIRQCLHALFREQLGHFLIQHQSQQTWLDELLWREFYQHILFDFPQVSKHCPFKPQTDKIQWRQDLDDLDAWKFGKTGIPIVDAGMRQMLSTGWMHNRVRMITAMFLSKNLLIDWRLGEQWFMQNLIDGDLAANNGGWQWCASTGTDAVPYFRIFNPISQSLKFDASGDYIRQWIPELAHLDHKTIHEPYAKQADLALDYPKPIVDLKQSRLRAIDAFKLI; translated from the coding sequence ATGATGATGCAACTGATTTGGTTTCGACAAGATTTACGCATTGAAGACCATACAGCGCTGTGGCATGCGACCAATTCAGGGCAAACCATTGCACTGGTCATTTTATCACCTGAACAATGGAAACTTCATGATGATGCACCCATCAAAATTGATTTCTATCTACGTCAATTAAAAGCGTTAAAACGCCAACTGCAAAAACTGAATATTCCACTCATCGTTCAAACGATTCAACTTTGGCAAGATGTTCCGCAGTGCATTTCAAGTTTATGTGAATCATTAAATATTGAGAATGTGCATGCCAATATAGAAGCTGGTTTTAATGAACGCTTAAGAGATGAAAATGTTGAAAAACAACTTCATCTCAATGGAAAGCAGGTTCATTTTTATCATGACCGAACCATATTTTCACTGGGTTCAATCCGTAATCAATCGAATCTGCCCTATCAGGTCTTTGGCGCTTTTAAAAAGAAATGTTATGAACAACTGAGTATTTCACTGCCTATTTTGTTTGATACACCCAATCCTCAAGCTCGAATCAAATTAGAAGAATTAACATCATATTCAACTGTGATTCCCCAAATTGAAGATATTTACCCAGATACTGTACTTTCAGAACGTAAGTGGAAAGTGAGTGAAGCACATACTTTAGAGTTGTTAGATGATTTTATTGAAAATCGACTTGTGCATTATCATGAGCAACGAGACTTTCCTAATATTCAAGGTACAAGCCAACTGTCAGCCTATTTAAACATGGGTATTATTTCTATACGTCAGTGCTTACATGCATTATTTCGTGAGCAACTTGGACATTTTCTTATTCAGCATCAAAGTCAACAGACATGGCTGGATGAGCTGTTATGGCGTGAGTTTTATCAGCATATTTTGTTTGATTTTCCTCAAGTTTCAAAGCATTGCCCATTTAAACCACAGACCGACAAAATTCAATGGCGACAAGATTTAGACGATTTAGATGCATGGAAATTTGGCAAAACAGGTATCCCCATTGTGGATGCAGGAATGCGTCAAATGCTTTCCACAGGTTGGATGCACAATCGTGTACGGATGATTACTGCAATGTTTTTGAGTAAGAATTTATTGATCGATTGGCGCTTAGGCGAGCAATGGTTTATGCAAAACCTGATTGATGGTGATTTGGCTGCCAATAATGGTGGTTGGCAGTGGTGCGCTTCCACTGGAACAGATGCTGTGCCCTATTTCCGTATTTTTAATCCGATTAGTCAATCTCTCAAATTTGATGCTTCAGGTGATTATATTCGTCAATGGATTCCTGAATTGGCACATTTAGATCATAAAACGATTCATGAGCCGTATGCAAAGCAGGCTGATTTGGCTTTGGATTATCCAAAACCGATTGTGGATCTGAAGCAAAGTCGTTTAAGAGCAATTGATGCGTTTAAGTTGATTTGA
- the slyD gene encoding peptidylprolyl isomerase: protein MTVIANNLVVSFNYKLTNAEGETLDQSQGEPLAYLHGAGNIIPGLEKALEGKAVGDKFTVNVPAAEGYGEYNADLVQEVPKQMFQGVENIEAGMQFQAQTEDGVQIVTVKSVEGDNIIVDANFPLAGQDLTFDVEIVEIREASQEELDHGHVHGAGGHHH, encoded by the coding sequence ATGACAGTTATTGCAAATAACCTTGTGGTTTCTTTTAACTATAAATTGACTAATGCAGAGGGTGAAACTCTCGATCAATCTCAAGGTGAACCACTAGCATATTTGCACGGTGCTGGTAACATCATCCCTGGCCTTGAAAAAGCATTAGAAGGCAAAGCTGTTGGCGATAAATTCACTGTAAACGTTCCTGCTGCTGAAGGTTACGGCGAATACAACGCTGACTTAGTTCAAGAAGTGCCTAAACAAATGTTCCAAGGTGTTGAAAACATCGAAGCGGGCATGCAGTTCCAAGCGCAAACTGAAGATGGCGTTCAAATCGTGACTGTTAAGTCTGTTGAAGGCGACAACATCATCGTTGATGCAAACTTCCCACTTGCTGGTCAAGACTTAACATTTGACGTTGAAATCGTAGAGATTCGTGAAGCAAGCCAAGAAGAACTTGATCACGGTCATGTTCACGGTGCAGGCGGTCACCACCACTAA
- a CDS encoding NAD(P)/FAD-dependent oxidoreductase, which yields MSNLHHIVVVGGGAGGLELVTQLGDNLGKSKKAKITLVDQNLTHIWKPLLHEIAAGTMNPNDEETNYYAHAAKHHYEFVLGRFEGLNREAKTIQLSKTQHSKYGNQSDEFELSYDTLILAVGSVSNDFGTPGVKEYCHLLDSREQADIFQQDLLHLYLDAQNNNTDRELHIGIIGAGATGVELSAELVQAKQNFYKYGLNKIQPQNVKITLIEGADRILPALSESMAEHSEKQLKKMDVDVLTSKRVEKVDADFIYFNDGTRIQAELKVWAAGIKTPKVIQNLEGFAKDRMGRLEVYATLQTKSDPNVFAFGDCAHCILDAREAALGPRAQVASQEAAFLAEAMKYRIQGKQQPMFVFSDKGSLVSLSENKAVGELLGSVNVQGFVAKSMYVSLYRLHQATIYGYTHAGLLTAKDFVTRKLMPKIKLH from the coding sequence ATGTCAAATCTTCATCATATTGTCGTGGTTGGTGGTGGTGCTGGTGGTTTAGAACTGGTGACACAATTGGGTGATAACTTAGGTAAATCAAAAAAAGCGAAAATCACCTTAGTCGATCAAAATCTCACTCATATTTGGAAGCCCTTATTGCATGAAATTGCTGCAGGCACCATGAATCCCAATGATGAAGAAACCAATTATTATGCGCATGCAGCCAAACATCATTATGAGTTTGTTTTGGGGCGTTTCGAAGGTCTAAATCGTGAAGCGAAAACCATTCAACTCAGTAAAACCCAACATTCTAAATACGGCAACCAGTCAGATGAATTTGAACTCAGTTATGACACGCTCATTTTAGCTGTTGGTTCTGTGTCTAATGATTTTGGGACGCCAGGTGTCAAAGAGTACTGTCATTTGCTTGATAGCCGTGAACAAGCGGATATTTTCCAGCAAGATTTATTGCACTTGTATTTAGATGCGCAAAATAACAATACTGACCGTGAACTTCATATAGGTATTATTGGTGCAGGTGCAACGGGTGTTGAACTTTCAGCTGAACTCGTTCAAGCAAAACAAAACTTTTATAAATATGGTTTAAATAAAATCCAACCTCAAAATGTCAAAATTACCCTGATTGAAGGCGCAGATCGAATTCTGCCTGCCCTGTCTGAAAGTATGGCTGAACATAGTGAAAAACAACTGAAGAAAATGGATGTAGATGTCCTAACATCAAAACGTGTTGAAAAAGTTGATGCCGATTTTATTTACTTCAATGATGGCACACGCATTCAAGCAGAACTGAAAGTTTGGGCAGCAGGAATTAAAACGCCGAAAGTCATTCAAAACTTAGAAGGCTTTGCGAAAGATCGTATGGGACGTCTTGAAGTCTATGCGACGCTACAAACCAAATCTGATCCGAATGTCTTTGCCTTTGGTGATTGTGCGCATTGTATTTTGGATGCACGTGAAGCTGCACTTGGTCCTCGTGCGCAAGTGGCAAGTCAAGAGGCTGCATTTTTAGCTGAAGCGATGAAATATCGTATACAAGGCAAACAGCAACCGATGTTTGTATTCTCTGATAAAGGATCACTGGTTTCACTCAGTGAAAATAAAGCGGTTGGAGAGCTTTTAGGTTCAGTGAACGTACAAGGTTTCGTCGCAAAGTCGATGTATGTATCGCTTTATCGTTTACATCAGGCTACGATTTATGGTTATACTCATGCAGGATTACTGACAGCAAAAGATTTTGTTACACGTAAACTGATGCCGAAGATAAAATTGCATTGA